A window of Drosophila sulfurigaster albostrigata strain 15112-1811.04 chromosome X, ASM2355843v2, whole genome shotgun sequence genomic DNA:
tgttgttcttctttctgttttaagtgtgaatcaaaatcaacaaacaaaaaataattaaattaaataaaaagcaaaaaaaaaaaaaaacaaaaatgaagccGGGACTAAAAAAAGAGAGACGAGAATGAAGTGGAGttgagagtgagtgagtgagataGAGATAGTTAGCAAATTGATGCGATTGCTGCTgattcagctgctgctgctcttcttcttcatcttttCTCTCctcagcagaagaagaagacggtGCTTAGGCCTGCTTCTCGGCCTCAATGACCTCCTTGGTTGGCAGCACGTTCTTCTCGTTGGTCTCGGTGTGCTTCAATTTTTTCGCATCAAAATTCTCGATGCCGGCAATAAACTcattcttctccttctcctgctCAATTGCTGTAAATAGAGACCGaaagagagacggagagagagaggaggggaTTAGATTGTTGTCAATGTTGCAATGTCCATAAATGTGCTGCGTAGctggtttttcatttttagcgCAGCTGTTCCAAATCGAGTCTAGTCTACGCACCTTCTTTATCGGGCAATGGATTCTTCTCATTCGTCTCCGTATGCTTCAAATTGGTCTGATCGAATGCGGTGATACCCTCGATAATGGACTTTTGGGTCTTCTCAGCAGCCACATCTgcaaaaagacaaaatattttataatatatcaaaatgcTTGCCaagaaaatttttattttaagtatttaaagttTAGTTCTACTTTTTGTATACACAACAAAcatagaaaaacaaacaacttaCCCTCGGCGGTGGGCAAAATGATCTTCTCCTGGGTGCTGGCATTCTTCAGTTGCTCCGTATTAAAGCCCTCCAGTTGGCTCTTCAGGTTCTCGGCCACCTTTGGCAAATCCTTGAGTGCTGGTGCTGGGGAAGCCATCTGCaacataaacacaaaataaaattaaaaacatattaagtattttaaagttttttattcaaataaaacgttctctatacaaaaacaaaagaaatgaaaaaaaagtaaccGTTACATTTCCAaactcaaaaacaaaagcccGGATATCGATAAGCGACAAAGTGACAGTCACACCGAAATCTTTCTCTCGATAAAGCGGAAATGCGAATCGATAACACAAGGCGATTACACATTCACACGCCCAAGTAAACAAAGAAAGACGTTGTCGTTGATTTCAATGTTGAGCAACGCGACAACGGacgtttttttattatgcgaTTTCTCATAGCGATTACTTATTGattaagaaatgaaaacacaaagcacaaactcgaacacacacacacacacacatgcacatggAGTTTGTCATTCGATTCATTGGATGAGTCATGACAGTCACAGCAAGgacacacatacttacacacacacacacatgcttacTAATGTGGGCATGTAAGagcaaatacatatgtatgtgagtgtgtgtgtgcggtttGCTATCGTCGCAACCAGCAGAAATATGAGAGAAAGAAGTTCAGCGAACCTACCGCAGTagctacaacaacatcgacaacaacaacaagcaaagcgactgcgacgtcaaCGTCTTAGCAGCTGCGCCGAAGCAGATTAAATTCCAATTGGACAAGCGAGTTATTGTACCGTTATCAGAGAGTCGAAGCCAGCAACGCGCAGCAGTAAACTGCATTTTATCacgtttatttttagttgcaaattaaccaaaaacaaaaacttactTATTACCCGCGTACATTGTTCGTGCCTTTTTGCTACTTAATTGACaagaacaaacacacacacacacatacatatacatatgtagctCAGGTAGACAGTACTGCAAAAGCTCTTCCTGTTTCtttcttcattttcttttctttaaatttgtttggcttggCTACCCACTCAAAGAAAGCGTCGCATTTAATATCGATAACAAGtgcatacaacaacaacaacaccatgtgtatgtgtgtctgacTTTGTATCTactactaacaaaaaaaaaacgttacaAGGCCGGCAACCgcgccaaaaacaacaaatataaaaagatataCACGtagaaagaaaatatatacaaagcTACGTTTAATGGTCATATATGGACATTAAGGCGCGCCTAAACGACCGAAACGACGATCGATTGCACTCAAGTCGTGCTTTGCTTCGATAGTGCGATGATTGGCCCGACGTGCGACGATGATTATTCGTGTTTATTTAGTCATTTGTGGTGGCAACTCCTTTTTGAATCGAAACAAAGGCGAACatacagaaacacacacacacacttacacacacatgcatatttgGACATATACGGTGctgcttttgattttcatttgaagAGCGCTCGCTCAATGGGGAGGCAGGGAGTGCACAGAGGGGGCCGGGGGATATTGAAAGAGGGTTGGTTGGAGTAGTTTGCATGTGGCTTGTTTGCCATGAATCAACTTCCAACTTCGAGCGAATTATGTTCGCGATGAATCATTTTATACGTTGTTGATTTtggattttttatttttgctttttttttatagctgtTTGTCTCAGGTCTCCAGCCCACACTTTACACGAGGTGcgcgctctctttctttctt
This region includes:
- the LOC133847688 gene encoding thymosin beta; this translates as MASPAPALKDLPKVAENLKSQLEGFNTEQLKNASTQEKIILPTAEDVAAEKTQKSIIEGITAFDQTNLKHTETNEKNPLPDKEAIEQEKEKNEFIAGIENFDAKKLKHTETNEKNVLPTKEVIEAEKQA